From one Streptococcus pneumoniae genomic stretch:
- a CDS encoding aldo/keto reductase, whose product MKYIEFGAEKQELSQIMLGMMRISKMSTKEVENLVETALSVGINAFDLADIYGRGQCEEILGKVLQSRADLREKMWIQSKCGIRMEEFTYFDFSKEHILHSVDGILKRLKIEQLDSLLLHRPDALMEPDEIAEAFTLLQEQGKVRDFGVSNQNPMMIELLKTKVKQPLATNQLQLSAAFTPAFDAGFHVNMEDSAAHMRDGSVFEYCRLQDMVIQAWSVLQHGYFEGIFLNSEKYITLNTVLNRLASQYSVSPTAIALAWILRYPAKMQAIIGTTKAERVRDAADATKITLTRKEWYEIYLAAGKTLP is encoded by the coding sequence ATGAAGTATATTGAATTTGGAGCTGAAAAGCAAGAATTATCCCAAATCATGTTAGGGATGATGCGTATTTCTAAGATGAGTACCAAAGAAGTAGAGAATCTAGTGGAGACAGCCTTATCTGTTGGTATCAACGCTTTTGATTTGGCAGATATTTATGGACGTGGTCAGTGTGAAGAGATTTTAGGGAAAGTATTACAATCTCGAGCTGATCTACGAGAAAAGATGTGGATTCAGTCAAAATGTGGTATTCGCATGGAAGAATTTACCTATTTTGATTTTTCAAAAGAACACATTTTACACTCTGTGGATGGCATTTTAAAACGCTTGAAAATTGAGCAGTTAGACTCTTTACTCTTGCATCGACCAGATGCTTTGATGGAGCCAGATGAGATTGCAGAGGCATTCACCTTGCTACAAGAACAAGGAAAAGTTCGTGATTTTGGAGTCTCCAATCAAAATCCAATGATGATTGAATTGTTAAAAACGAAAGTCAAGCAGCCCTTAGCTACCAATCAATTACAGCTCAGTGCCGCTTTTACACCCGCATTTGATGCAGGATTTCATGTGAATATGGAAGATTCTGCCGCACATATGCGTGATGGTAGTGTCTTCGAATACTGTCGCTTGCAAGACATGGTGATTCAGGCTTGGTCAGTCCTTCAGCATGGATATTTTGAAGGAATCTTTCTAAATTCCGAGAAATACATCACATTAAATACTGTTTTAAATCGATTAGCAAGCCAGTACAGTGTCAGTCCGACAGCCATTGCTTTGGCATGGATTTTGCGTTATCCAGCAAAAATGCAGGCGATTATAGGAACCACCAAAGCAGAACGAGTACGTGACGCAGCAGATGCAACTAAAATCACCTTAACTCGCAAAGAATGGTATGAAATTTATTTAGCAGCAGGTAAGACTTTGCCATAA
- a CDS encoding IS3 family transposase (programmed frameshift), with product MVKKAYSLDIKLACIEMKKAGKSNKVIMETLGIKNDSQIYTWWKWYQNNELHRFYQPVGKQYTYGKGMTELSEVEQLRLEVKLLKKYRSLNKEIDKIALIKLVEDYKADYPIPMILACFGVARSTYYRWKSEPATVKTMDDVTEKIEILCLENGYIYGYRTITRLLKSRYGLTVNHKKVYRIMKQNGWLCRVKTKKVPKLGKPYYVTENKLSRDFQAKQPLQRLVTDITYLYFGNCKLYLSSIMDLYNREIVAYTISDSQDTDFVLDTLNQLDLPKGTLLHSDQGSVYTSKAYYQTCTEKGIIRSMSRKGTPADNACIEWFHSVLKSETFYLHNWRNLTKDSITDIVKNYIIFYNETRIQRKLKDLSPIEYRKQVSK from the exons ATGGTCAAAAAAGCATATTCACTAGACATAAAACTAGCTTGTATCGAAATGAAAAAAGCAGGTAAATCCAACAAGGTTATCATGGAAACCCTAGGGATAAAGAATGATAGTCAAATTTACACATGGTGGAAATGGTATCAAAACAATGAACTTCACCGCTTCTACCAACCTGTCGGAAAACAATATACTTACGGTAAAGGGATGACAGAATTATCTGAGGTTGAACAATTAAGATTAGAGGTAAAGCTGCTAAAAAAGTATCGCAGCTTGA ATAAGGAAATCGATAAAATAGCCCTTATCAAGCTTGTAGAAGACTATAAAGCTGACTATCCAATCCCGATGATTTTGGCTTGTTTTGGTGTGGCAAGATCCACCTACTATCGCTGGAAATCTGAGCCAGCAACGGTAAAAACGATGGATGATGTCACTGAGAAGATTGAGATATTATGCCTTGAAAATGGCTATATTTATGGTTATCGAACCATTACACGGCTTTTAAAAAGCAGATATGGTTTGACAGTGAATCACAAAAAGGTTTATCGTATCATGAAACAAAATGGTTGGCTTTGCCGTGTCAAAACAAAGAAGGTCCCAAAACTTGGCAAACCTTACTATGTCACTGAAAATAAGCTCAGTAGGGACTTCCAAGCCAAACAACCCCTTCAAAGATTGGTAACAGACATCACCTATCTCTATTTCGGAAACTGTAAACTTTATCTCTCGTCCATTATGGATTTGTATAACCGAGAGATTGTAGCTTATACAATTTCAGATAGTCAGGACACAGACTTTGTTTTAGATACGTTAAATCAGTTGGATTTACCGAAAGGAACACTCTTACATAGTGACCAAGGTTCAGTCTATACCTCTAAAGCTTATTATCAGACATGCACAGAAAAAGGCATTATCCGCTCCATGTCCCGAAAAGGAACACCCGCAGATAACGCCTGTATTGAATGGTTTCATTCCGTCCTAAAGTCTGAAACCTTCTATCTCCATAACTGGAGAAACCTAACTAAAGATAGTATAACAGATATTGTCAAAAATTACATCATATTTTATAATGAAACGAGAATTCAACGGAAATTAAAAGACCTATCCCCTATAGAATATAGGAAACAGGTCTCAAAATAG
- a CDS encoding TrkH family potassium uptake protein, with translation MNRSIIRYLLSKLLLIEASLLLAPLAVALLYQEPLHVIWAILGTITLLLLLGGIGIIFKPKDYHIYAKEGVLIVALCWILWSFFGALPFVFSRQIPSLIDAFFEVSSGFTTTGATILSDVSVLSHSLLFWRSFTHLIGGMGVLVFALAIMDNNKNSHLEVMRAEVPGPIFGKVVSKLKDTAQILYLLYLALFAVFIVIYCLAGMPLFDSIIIAMGTAGTGGFAVYNDGIAHYNSPLITYLVSFGVLLFGVNLNLYYFCLLRKFKLFFSDEELKTYLSIIVISTLLICLNVFHIYNNLADTLEISFFQVTNIITTTGFGFGDTTHWPLFSQIILLLLMCIGGSAGSTAGGFKVMRGLILARIAKNQVFSTLSPNRVLTLHVNHSVIDKDTQHKILKYLVLYIMIMVALIFLLSLDNENFLTVVSAVVSCFNNIGPMLGTSDSFAIFNPISKCLLSLAMIAGRLEIYPMILLFLPKTWSKR, from the coding sequence ATGAATAGAAGTATAATTCGTTACCTCCTCTCAAAACTCCTGTTAATTGAAGCCAGTCTCCTCTTAGCTCCTTTAGCCGTGGCTCTTCTCTATCAAGAGCCTTTACACGTCATCTGGGCTATTTTAGGAACCATTACCCTCCTTCTCTTACTAGGAGGGATTGGCATCATTTTCAAACCTAAGGACTATCATATCTATGCCAAGGAAGGGGTTCTAATTGTTGCTCTCTGTTGGATTTTATGGTCCTTCTTTGGAGCCCTACCATTTGTCTTTTCTAGACAAATTCCAAGCCTTATTGACGCTTTTTTTGAAGTCAGCTCAGGCTTTACCACGACAGGGGCAACTATTCTCTCAGATGTCAGTGTGCTTTCCCATTCCCTCTTATTTTGGCGGAGTTTCACCCACTTGATTGGAGGAATGGGGGTGCTGGTCTTTGCCCTTGCCATCATGGACAATAATAAAAACAGCCATCTGGAAGTCATGCGGGCAGAGGTACCTGGACCCATTTTTGGAAAAGTAGTGTCTAAACTAAAAGATACCGCTCAAATCCTCTACCTCCTCTATTTAGCCCTATTTGCGGTATTTATCGTGATTTATTGCCTTGCTGGCATGCCCTTGTTTGATAGTATCATCATTGCCATGGGAACAGCCGGCACGGGAGGATTTGCTGTCTATAATGACGGAATCGCCCATTACAATAGCCCTTTAATCACCTATCTCGTCAGTTTTGGCGTACTCCTTTTTGGAGTCAATCTCAATCTCTACTATTTCTGTCTCTTGCGGAAATTCAAACTCTTTTTTAGCGATGAAGAACTAAAAACCTATCTCTCTATTATCGTAATCTCAACTCTTCTTATCTGTCTAAATGTTTTTCATATCTACAATAATCTAGCAGATACCTTAGAGATTAGTTTTTTCCAAGTCACCAATATTATCACGACCACAGGCTTTGGATTTGGAGATACCACCCATTGGCCTTTGTTCTCACAAATCATTTTGCTACTCCTCATGTGTATCGGTGGATCAGCAGGCTCCACAGCCGGTGGATTTAAGGTCATGCGCGGACTTATCTTAGCACGCATTGCTAAAAACCAAGTCTTTTCTACCCTCTCACCAAATCGTGTATTGACGCTCCATGTCAATCATAGCGTGATTGATAAAGATACCCAGCATAAGATTTTGAAATACTTGGTGCTCTATATCATGATTATGGTCGCCTTGATTTTCTTACTCAGCTTAGACAATGAAAATTTCCTGACCGTTGTCAGTGCCGTTGTCAGCTGCTTTAACAATATCGGACCCATGCTTGGTACGAGTGATAGCTTTGCTATCTTCAATCCAATTTCAAAATGTTTACTATCTCTTGCTATGATTGCAGGACGCCTAGAGATTTATCCTATGATTCTTCTCTTTTTACCAAAAACATGGTCAAAACGCTAA
- a CDS encoding ComF family protein: MSDCLLCHTPLVSHYRFLDVFLLKKPQVFTCGDCMAEFEEISESHCKRCFKKGEDAICQDCIAWEKKGEIVQHQACFQYNQAMKEYFSTYKFQGDYALHQVFASVFYRALKDYKKEFTLVPIPVGDTRYQKRGFNQVTAFLEGAKLPYRSLLVKEDSIAQSSKTREERLQTQQVFSIKDDERLPEQVLLIDDIYTTGATLHLAKKLLLENGVKKVLTFSLAR, translated from the coding sequence ATGAGTGATTGCTTACTTTGCCATACTCCTTTAGTTAGTCATTATCGTTTTTTGGATGTATTTCTTTTGAAGAAACCGCAAGTTTTTACCTGTGGGGATTGTATGGCAGAATTTGAAGAGATTAGTGAGAGTCACTGCAAAAGGTGCTTTAAAAAGGGAGAAGATGCTATTTGTCAGGATTGCATAGCATGGGAGAAAAAAGGAGAGATCGTTCAACATCAGGCTTGTTTCCAATATAACCAAGCCATGAAAGAGTATTTTAGCACCTATAAATTTCAAGGAGATTATGCTCTTCATCAAGTCTTTGCCAGCGTTTTTTACCGTGCTCTAAAGGATTATAAAAAAGAATTTACGCTTGTCCCTATTCCAGTGGGTGACACACGTTATCAGAAAAGAGGGTTTAACCAAGTCACCGCCTTTTTAGAGGGTGCTAAATTACCGTATCGCTCACTTCTTGTAAAAGAAGATAGTATTGCCCAATCTAGTAAAACACGAGAAGAGCGATTGCAGACCCAGCAGGTATTTTCTATCAAAGATGATGAAAGGCTTCCAGAGCAAGTGCTCTTGATTGATGACATTTACACCACAGGTGCCACCCTTCATTTAGCAAAGAAATTACTTTTGGAAAATGGAGTGAAAAAGGTATTGACGTTTTCACTTGCAAGATAA
- a CDS encoding IS3 family transposase (programmed frameshift): protein MSRKTRRYFTDEFKQQIVDLHKAGMKRNELIKEYELTPSTLDKWVKQARTTGSFKTVDNLTDEQRELIELRKRNKELEMQVDILKQAAVIMAPKRKIITANKKNYSISAMCRCLNIPRSSYYYKAMESISEAGLEEKIKRIFLESKSRYGARKIKKCLEVQGINLSRRRISRIMKRLNLVSVYQKAAFKPHAKGKNEASIPNLLARQFHQEKPLEALVTDLTYVRVGKRWAYICLVIDLFNREIIGLSAGWNKTAELVKEAIQSIPYALTKVKLFHSDRGKEFDNQLIDEILEAFGITRSLSQAGCPYDNAVAESTYHSFKLEFINQETFHSLEELALKTKDYVHWWNHHRIHGSLNYQTPMTKRVID from the exons ATGTCTAGAAAAACACGTCGCTACTTCACAGATGAATTCAAACAACAAATCGTTGATCTTCACAAGGCAGGTATGAAACGAAACGAGCTTATCAAAGAGTATGAGCTAACTCCCTCAACCTTAGATAAATGGGTTAAACAGGCAAGAACAACCGGTTCCTTCAAAACTGTTGATAACCTAACTGATGAGCAGCGTGAGCTGATTGAACTCAGAAAACGAAATAAAGAGCTTGAAATGCAGGTCGATATCTTAAAGCAAGCGGCAGTGATTATGGCAC CGAAAAGGAAAATAATCACTGCGAACAAGAAGAATTACAGCATTTCAGCCATGTGTCGGTGCTTGAACATTCCGCGTTCTAGCTATTACTACAAAGCTATGGAGTCTATATCCGAGGCTGGTCTCGAAGAAAAAATCAAACGCATTTTTCTCGAAAGCAAGTCCAGATACGGTGCTAGGAAAATCAAGAAATGTCTAGAAGTACAAGGTATCAACTTGTCTCGTCGTCGGATTTCTCGCATCATGAAGAGACTGAATTTGGTTTCTGTTTACCAGAAGGCTGCCTTCAAACCACATGCTAAAGGGAAAAATGAGGCATCCATTCCAAACCTCCTAGCCAGACAGTTTCACCAAGAGAAGCCCTTGGAAGCTCTTGTGACGGACTTAACTTATGTCCGTGTTGGTAAGCGTTGGGCTTATATCTGCTTGGTCATTGACCTCTTTAATCGCGAAATCATCGGACTGTCAGCTGGTTGGAACAAGACTGCAGAGCTGGTCAAAGAGGCTATTCAAAGTATCCCTTATGCGCTGACTAAGGTCAAGCTCTTCCATTCTGATCGAGGGAAGGAGTTTGATAATCAGCTGATTGATGAGATATTAGAAGCCTTTGGTATCACACGTTCACTCAGTCAAGCCGGTTGTCCCTATGACAATGCCGTAGCCGAGAGTACCTATCATTCTTTCAAACTTGAGTTTATTAACCAAGAAACCTTCCATTCCTTGGAAGAATTAGCTCTAAAAACCAAAGACTACGTTCACTGGTGGAACCACCACCGCATTCATGGCAGTCTCAACTACCAAACGCCTATGACTAAGCGAGTCATCGATTAA
- a CDS encoding IS30 family transposase, with protein MSYHHFTIDERESILIYRTKGMTFSQIARLLHRHPSSISRELKRHSKQGNYSPSRAQTAYHLAKSHCGRKRKLEIDTELSQTVKHLFLECQWSPEEIEGRLRLERERPVISYQTIYRAIYRGHFDDTPLSHGARGVVRKLRHHGKTRHTQSHVEKRGKIPISHTIHERPTAANERSRIGDWEADTVAGKTGKACLVTLTDRHSRFLKIQKVAVKKSKLVIEAMVNMLESLPKETVTPDRGKEFSGHPELTEKLNVEVYFPDPHAPWQRGTNENTNGLLREYFPKGSDLTEVEHLIIQEWEDKLNNRPRKCLNWKTPYEI; from the coding sequence ATGAGCTACCATCATTTTACCATAGATGAACGAGAAAGTATTCTGATTTATCGTACTAAAGGGATGACCTTTTCTCAAATAGCACGACTATTACATCGGCACCCCTCAAGTATTAGCCGTGAATTAAAACGTCATTCAAAACAAGGCAACTATTCGCCTAGTAGGGCACAAACAGCCTATCATCTCGCTAAATCGCATTGTGGGCGAAAAAGGAAATTAGAAATAGACACTGAACTCAGTCAGACCGTCAAGCATCTTTTTCTTGAGTGTCAATGGTCGCCAGAAGAAATTGAGGGACGATTACGTTTAGAACGAGAAAGACCCGTCATTAGTTATCAAACCATTTATAGAGCTATCTATCGCGGTCACTTTGACGACACGCCTCTTTCACATGGTGCTCGTGGGGTTGTTCGCAAACTTCGTCACCATGGTAAAACACGCCATACACAATCCCATGTGGAAAAGCGAGGAAAAATTCCTATTTCTCATACCATTCATGAGAGGCCAACAGCAGCCAATGAACGCTCGAGAATAGGTGATTGGGAAGCCGATACTGTTGCTGGAAAGACTGGAAAAGCTTGCCTAGTAACACTCACTGATAGGCATTCCCGCTTCCTCAAAATTCAGAAAGTAGCTGTCAAGAAAAGTAAATTGGTTATAGAAGCCATGGTAAATATGTTAGAGTCCCTACCAAAAGAAACAGTGACTCCTGATAGAGGTAAGGAATTCTCAGGACATCCTGAACTCACCGAGAAACTAAATGTCGAAGTCTATTTTCCTGATCCTCATGCTCCTTGGCAACGAGGAACAAACGAGAATACAAATGGCTTATTGCGAGAGTATTTTCCAAAAGGAAGTGACTTAACAGAGGTAGAACACTTGATCATTCAGGAATGGGAAGATAAATTAAACAACAGACCACGAAAATGTCTAAACTGGAAAACACCTTATGAAATATGA
- a CDS encoding ECF transporter S component, giving the protein MTHTRKMALIAILSALSFLLMFFDFPILPAVSFLRIDFSIVPILLGLVMLDTKSAMMIIILRSLLKLVLNNQGVSTYIGLPMNMVAMIAFVLVFAVVFKKQQTMTRFILASLGATLSLTLAMVVLNAIYAIPLYATFAGFDIASTIGVGTYLWTMVVPFNLIEGLVFALAFWLVQLFLKPVWKQYEA; this is encoded by the coding sequence ATGACACACACACGGAAAATGGCCTTGATTGCCATTCTTTCAGCACTTTCTTTTTTACTGATGTTCTTTGACTTTCCGATACTGCCGGCAGTTTCCTTTCTAAGAATTGACTTTAGTATCGTGCCGATTTTGCTTGGCTTGGTCATGCTGGATACAAAGAGCGCTATGATGATTATTATTTTACGTTCTCTTTTGAAATTGGTGCTGAATAATCAAGGAGTGAGTACCTATATTGGTCTGCCGATGAATATGGTTGCCATGATTGCCTTTGTCCTTGTTTTTGCTGTGGTTTTTAAAAAACAGCAGACGATGACACGTTTTATTTTAGCAAGTCTTGGTGCGACACTTTCATTGACACTTGCGATGGTCGTTTTAAATGCTATCTACGCTATTCCTTTGTATGCGACTTTTGCAGGATTTGACATTGCAAGTACCATTGGTGTAGGGACTTATCTGTGGACGATGGTCGTTCCGTTTAACCTTATTGAGGGACTGGTTTTTGCCCTTGCCTTTTGGCTTGTACAGCTCTTTTTAAAGCCAGTATGGAAACAATATGAAGCATAA
- a CDS encoding phosphatase PAP2 family protein has product MKHKQTFLTRGSFALLLFVILGYVVKFYPEQLAGFDQAIQTGIRGDLQVSLTRFFATITQIVSTPVVISWVVLVVGVFLWKKWQSEAVFLGGNLILAGVLVSLLKQVYQRPRPSITHLVQETGYSFPSGHSLAATMVFGSLVVIAYQRIFNKKICYLVQGVFLSLILIVLISRVYLGVHYPSDVLGGALLGFGVLHLEYPFYDEWRFKRRFTKKQK; this is encoded by the coding sequence ATGAAGCATAAACAAACATTTTTAACACGGGGCTCTTTTGCCCTTTTACTTTTTGTCATTCTAGGATATGTGGTTAAATTTTACCCTGAGCAGTTGGCTGGTTTTGATCAAGCAATTCAAACTGGGATACGAGGAGACTTGCAAGTTTCATTGACTCGTTTTTTTGCGACAATTACCCAAATCGTTAGCACACCTGTAGTGATTTCTTGGGTCGTGCTTGTGGTGGGAGTATTTCTATGGAAGAAATGGCAGAGCGAGGCGGTCTTTTTAGGAGGAAATTTGATTTTAGCAGGCGTGCTTGTTAGTCTTTTAAAGCAAGTCTATCAACGTCCTAGACCTAGTATCACTCATCTGGTGCAAGAAACAGGCTATTCCTTTCCAAGCGGGCATTCCTTGGCTGCGACCATGGTCTTTGGGAGTCTCGTCGTGATTGCCTATCAGCGGATTTTCAATAAGAAAATCTGCTATCTGGTGCAGGGAGTTTTTCTTTCCTTGATTCTCATTGTCCTTATCTCTCGGGTTTATCTCGGGGTTCATTATCCTAGTGATGTTCTAGGAGGGGCTCTTCTTGGTTTTGGTGTTTTGCACCTTGAGTATCCATTTTATGATGAATGGCGGTTTAAACGCCGATTTACAAAGAAACAGAAATAA
- a CDS encoding tRNA (cytidine(34)-2'-O)-methyltransferase — MKNHIVLFEPQIPQNTGNIARTCAATNSPLHIIKPMGFPIDDKKMKRAGLDYWDKLDIYYYNSLAEFLEKMDGHLYLISKFASKVYSEENFNREGNHYFLFGREDKGLPEEFMREHPEKALRIPMNDEHVRSLNVSNTVCMVVYEALRQQDFQGLELVHEYEADKLK; from the coding sequence ATGAAGAATCATATTGTATTGTTTGAACCACAGATTCCACAAAATACAGGGAATATCGCACGGACCTGCGCTGCGACCAATAGTCCTTTACATATTATTAAGCCGATGGGCTTTCCGATTGATGATAAGAAGATGAAACGGGCTGGGCTGGATTATTGGGATAAGCTGGATATTTATTATTATAATAGCTTGGCTGAATTTTTGGAAAAGATGGATGGTCATCTTTATTTGATTTCAAAGTTTGCTTCAAAGGTCTACTCAGAAGAGAATTTTAATCGAGAAGGCAATCATTATTTTCTCTTTGGACGTGAGGACAAGGGCTTGCCAGAAGAGTTTATGCGTGAACATCCTGAAAAAGCTTTACGGATTCCTATGAATGATGAGCATGTGCGGAGTTTAAATGTGTCAAATACGGTTTGTATGGTGGTTTATGAGGCTTTGCGTCAGCAGGATTTCCAAGGTTTGGAATTGGTTCATGAATATGAAGCAGATAAATTGAAATAA
- the trkA gene encoding Trk system potassium transporter TrkA, which yields MKIIVVGGGKVGSALCRSLVSEGHDVVLIEQNESVLNHLTKRCDIMGIAGNGADFKILEQADVKDCDIFIAMTEHDEVNMISSLLAKKMGAKETIVRVRNPEYSNPFFKKKNILGFSLIVNPELLTARYIANIIDFPNALSVERFANGRVSLMEFKVTPDSNLCELTLAQFRKKFGNVLICAMRRGEDLFIPNGNITILPGDIIFVTGNRKEVLRFHNYMRAKSIKSLMLIGAGRISYYLLNILKHSKIDLKLIEVKEEQAQFFSREFPHLHVVHGDGTAKDILMEERAQHYDAVATLTGVDEENIIASMFLENLGVQKNITKVNRTSLLEIIDRKNESSIVTPKRIAIDTIMHFIRGRVNAQYSDLQAMHHIANGQIETLQFQIIDESKVTNLPLSKLTFKPGVLIAAVIRNGKTIFPTGDDQIQVGDQIVVTTLLQNITQIFDLLEE from the coding sequence ATGAAAATTATTGTTGTCGGTGGCGGTAAAGTCGGCTCTGCCCTTTGTCGCTCACTGGTATCGGAAGGCCATGATGTCGTCTTGATTGAGCAAAACGAATCTGTTCTCAATCACCTGACGAAACGCTGTGACATTATGGGAATTGCTGGAAATGGCGCTGATTTCAAGATTTTGGAACAAGCAGATGTCAAAGATTGTGACATTTTTATTGCCATGACTGAACACGATGAGGTTAATATGATTTCCTCACTCCTTGCTAAAAAAATGGGAGCAAAAGAAACCATTGTTCGAGTCCGCAATCCAGAATACTCCAATCCTTTCTTTAAAAAGAAAAATATTCTCGGATTTTCACTCATTGTCAACCCAGAGCTTCTCACAGCTCGCTACATTGCAAATATCATCGACTTCCCCAATGCCCTATCGGTCGAGCGTTTTGCCAATGGTCGCGTCAGCTTGATGGAGTTTAAAGTCACGCCTGACAGCAACCTTTGTGAGTTGACCCTCGCTCAATTTCGGAAGAAATTTGGCAATGTTTTGATCTGTGCCATGCGCCGTGGTGAAGACCTCTTCATTCCAAACGGAAACATCACCATTTTACCAGGCGATATCATTTTTGTCACTGGAAATCGAAAGGAAGTCCTCCGTTTCCATAATTACATGCGAGCCAAAAGTATCAAGAGTCTCATGCTGATTGGTGCAGGACGGATTTCTTATTACCTGCTCAATATCCTTAAACACAGCAAAATTGATTTAAAATTGATTGAGGTCAAGGAAGAACAAGCTCAATTTTTCAGCCGTGAATTCCCCCATCTTCATGTCGTACATGGCGATGGAACGGCTAAGGATATTCTGATGGAAGAACGTGCCCAGCACTATGATGCTGTTGCTACACTGACTGGGGTTGATGAAGAAAATATCATTGCCTCCATGTTCCTTGAAAACCTAGGTGTGCAAAAAAACATCACCAAGGTCAACAGAACGAGTCTCCTTGAGATTATTGATCGGAAAAACGAATCCAGCATTGTCACTCCAAAGCGGATTGCTATTGATACTATCATGCACTTTATCCGCGGTCGAGTCAATGCCCAGTATTCTGATCTCCAAGCTATGCACCACATTGCAAATGGCCAGATTGAAACCCTGCAATTCCAAATCATTGATGAAAGTAAGGTTACCAATCTCCCTCTTTCTAAACTTACCTTTAAACCAGGTGTCTTGATTGCAGCGGTCATTCGTAATGGCAAAACGATTTTCCCAACCGGTGATGATCAGATTCAAGTCGGTGACCAGATTGTCGTAACCACCTTATTGCAAAATATCACACAAATCTTTGATTTGTTAGAGGAGTAA
- the raiA gene encoding ribosome-associated translation inhibitor RaiA: MIKYSIRGENIEVTEAIRDYVVSKLEKIEKYFQESQELHARVNLKVYREKTAKVEVTIPLGSITLRAEDISQDMYGSIDLVTDKIERQIRKNKTKIERKNRSKVATSQLFTDALVEDADTGSAKVVRSKQIDLKPMDLDEALLQMELLGHDFFIYTDVEDNSTHVLYRREDGDVGLLEVK; encoded by the coding sequence ATGATTAAATATAGTATCCGTGGCGAAAATATCGAAGTAACAGAAGCAATCCGTGACTACGTAGTTTCTAAACTTGAAAAAATTGAGAAATATTTCCAAGAATCACAAGAACTTCATGCGCGTGTGAACTTGAAAGTCTATCGTGAAAAGACCGCTAAGGTTGAGGTGACGATTCCACTTGGATCTATCACACTTCGTGCAGAGGACATTTCTCAAGACATGTATGGGTCTATTGACCTTGTAACTGATAAAATTGAGCGTCAAATCCGCAAAAATAAAACAAAAATTGAGCGTAAAAATCGTAGTAAAGTAGCAACTAGCCAGCTCTTTACAGATGCCCTTGTAGAAGATGCAGACACAGGTAGCGCAAAAGTTGTCCGTTCAAAACAAATTGATTTAAAACCAATGGATTTGGATGAAGCCCTTCTCCAAATGGAATTGCTAGGTCATGATTTCTTCATTTACACAGATGTAGAAGATAACTCTACGCATGTTCTCTATCGCCGTGAAGATGGGGATGTCGGCTTGTTGGAAGTCAAATAA
- a CDS encoding sigma-70 family RNA polymerase sigma factor yields the protein MEDFGKVYRKVRGIVMRCRKDYYVHLWELDDWDQEGMLVLYQLLSQHPDLEDSRLYVYYKTKFRNHVLDVIRKQESQKRRLDRMSYEEVSEVGHRLHTGGLLPDEAYLLKDQLSRYRSGLTPDLQEQYDRLLADERFKGRRKLLRDLRTHLRDWE from the coding sequence ATGGAGGACTTCGGGAAGGTTTATAGAAAAGTACGAGGTATCGTCATGAGATGTAGAAAGGATTACTATGTCCATCTATGGGAGTTAGATGATTGGGACCAAGAAGGAATGCTAGTCCTGTATCAATTATTGAGTCAACACCCAGACTTGGAAGACAGTAGATTGTATGTGTATTATAAGACCAAGTTCCGCAATCATGTCTTAGATGTGATTCGGAAACAAGAAAGCCAGAAAAGGAGATTAGATAGAATGTCGTATGAAGAAGTAAGTGAAGTAGGACATAGATTACATACAGGAGGCTTACTCCCTGATGAAGCCTATCTACTAAAAGACCAACTCAGCCGTTATCGCTCAGGACTCACCCCAGACTTACAAGAGCAGTACGACCGCTTACTCGCCGATGAACGATTTAAAGGACGCCGCAAACTCTTACGAGACTTACGCACCCATTTAAGAGACTGGGAGTAA